Proteins from one Natrinema salinisoli genomic window:
- a CDS encoding SWIM zinc finger family protein: MSTNPLSKLEFTRRTAKRAQYEAFEYTLTSTGVLVKNGSHAKPDEHEYVVTVTNGIPTACECPADEHYEGACKHRVAVAIRRPIVQAVTHQQLATDGGQTIESRGKTDHSDPQTDSENVASGEDCDCPETGDSFPCWNCVRTGRRGLE, encoded by the coding sequence ATGTCGACAAACCCACTCTCAAAACTCGAGTTTACACGCCGGACGGCGAAACGAGCACAGTACGAAGCGTTCGAATACACGCTCACATCGACGGGCGTTCTCGTCAAAAACGGCAGTCACGCAAAACCAGACGAACACGAGTACGTTGTTACCGTCACGAACGGGATTCCAACAGCGTGTGAGTGTCCTGCAGACGAACACTACGAGGGAGCATGCAAACACCGAGTAGCAGTTGCGATTCGCCGGCCAATTGTCCAGGCGGTCACTCACCAGCAACTCGCTACCGACGGTGGACAGACAATCGAATCCCGCGGGAAGACGGATCACTCCGATCCGCAAACGGACTCCGAAAACGTGGCGTCGGGAGAAGACTGTGATTGCCCCGAGACCGGAGACTCGTTTCCCTGCTGGAACTGTGTTCGAACTGGTCGCCGAGGGCTCGAATGA
- a CDS encoding DUF7342 family protein: MSDRPSMWSDEMNAADRVRHVAVTRTTPRNAGWIAEEAGVSRDTAVKYLERMADQGELVVVETADGTCYKPDDVTQFLREVRTLAEEESVNDLTAELQAIGNEIDSWKSTYNVESLEELRQSIGSNDLSPDDRSERLDIIEEWEYNVQIREALQLAISLQSSLTKLDTDSRIEHLNSGTLPQEG; the protein is encoded by the coding sequence ATGAGCGACCGGCCATCAATGTGGTCCGACGAGATGAATGCTGCAGATCGCGTGAGGCACGTGGCAGTAACCCGAACTACACCACGGAACGCAGGCTGGATTGCTGAGGAAGCAGGTGTTTCAAGAGACACTGCTGTCAAATATCTTGAACGGATGGCCGACCAAGGCGAACTTGTGGTCGTAGAAACAGCTGACGGAACGTGTTACAAACCAGACGACGTCACTCAGTTTCTTCGTGAAGTCCGGACACTTGCCGAAGAAGAGTCGGTAAACGATCTTACTGCGGAACTGCAGGCGATCGGTAACGAAATCGATTCGTGGAAATCGACCTACAATGTTGAGTCGCTCGAAGAACTTCGCCAGAGCATTGGAAGCAACGATCTCTCACCCGACGATCGAAGTGAACGCCTCGATATAATCGAGGAGTGGGAGTACAACGTTCAGATTCGCGAAGCGCTTCAGCTCGCAATCAGTCTCCAAAGTTCACTCACGAAGCTCGATACAGATTCACGGATCGAACATCTCAACTCGGGAACGCTCCCGCAAGAAGGCTAA
- a CDS encoding HalOD1 output domain-containing protein, with the protein MSDRSLLLEIVDVLEEQGLDHDAYQLHRVIDIEALKQLVDSASDDLEVRFSVGEFRVLATKSEVRVAGPGNTF; encoded by the coding sequence ATGAGTGATCGAAGTCTCCTCCTCGAGATCGTCGACGTGCTCGAAGAGCAAGGACTCGACCATGACGCGTACCAACTGCACCGAGTGATCGATATCGAAGCGCTCAAGCAACTCGTCGACTCGGCGAGCGATGACCTCGAGGTCAGATTCTCAGTCGGAGAGTTTCGCGTCCTCGCCACGAAGTCCGAAGTGCGAGTCGCTGGGCCTGGCAATACCTTTTGA